Genomic window (Trichomycterus rosablanca isolate fTriRos1 chromosome 16, fTriRos1.hap1, whole genome shotgun sequence):
CTTCACTGGTGCTTATTTTGCAAGCAGGGCTAAACTAATTTTGAACTATTTAGAGGTTAGAATTTGGTACTTAAGTcttttatacattatatataatatggAAATGAAAACACCAGTTATATTTAAACTGGAGTGTGCAGGTTTGTAGCTGCTTTGCTTTAGAAGAAGTACAGTTTATGTATGTTAAAGTTTTTCTGCTTCTGCACTTTAGTCACAGACCCTGAGTTTGGTACATTTGAACATGTGTGAATGCAGTTTTTAAAATGggggtccacccaaaaacaagACGCTGGGCTTTGCTTTAGCTGTTTGGTGCGGAATAAGCAGTGTTGGGAATGTACAGTACATCCACAAAGCCTCCTCATCCAGTGAGTGGCAAATGCAACAGGGAATTggaaattggaaaaaaaaacaaaataaatacaagaaataAAATATGGGCTTTGTGGTGCAGTTGGTAGACGGGGTGCCTCATTAAAACATGATCTGTCTGTAAGGAGTCTGTCTGTAAGGAGTCTGTCTCTAAAAGTGTCTGTCTGTAAGGAATCTGTCTGTAAGGAGTCTGTGTCTAAAAAGTCTGCCTGTAAGGAGTCTGTCTGTAAGGAGTCTGTCTCTAAAAAGTGTCTGTCTGTAAGGAGTCTGTCTGTAAGGAGTCTGTGTCTAAAAAGTCTGCCTGTAAGGAGTCTGTCTGTAAGGAGTCTGTCTAAAAAGTCTGCCTGTAAGGAGTCTGTCTGTAAGGAGTCTGTCTTTAAACAGTCTGTCTGTAAGGAGTCTGTCTGTAAAGAGTCTTTCTGTAAGGAGTCTGTCTTTAAACAGTCTGTCTGTAAGGAGTCTGTCTTTAAACAGTCTGTCTGTAAGGAGTCTGTCTTTAAACAGTCTCTGTAAGGAGTCTGTCTGTAAAGAGTCTGACTATTAGGAGTCTGTCTGTAAGGAGTCGGTCTTTAAACAGTCTATCTGTAAGGAAACTGTCTTTAAACAGTCTGTCTGTAAGGAGTCTGTCTGTAAAGAGTCTGTCTGTAAGGAGTCTCTAAGAAGTCTGTAAGGAGTATGTCTGTAAGAAGTATGTCTGTAAGGAGTCTGTAGGGAGTCTCTAAGAAGTCTGTCTGTAAGGAGTCTTTTTGTAATGACTCTTTCTGTAAGGAGTCTGTCTTTAAAAAGTCTGTCTGTAAGGAGTCTGTGTCTAAAAAGTCTGCCTGTAAGGAGTCTGTCTGTAGAGTCTGTCTGTAAAGAGTCTGACTATTAGGAGTCTGTCTGTAAGGAGTCTGTCTTTAAACAGTCTATCTGTAAGGAAACTGTCTTTAAACAGTCTGTCTGTAAGGAGTCTGTCTGTAAAGAGTCTGTCTGTAAGGAGTCTCTAAGAAGTCTGTAAGGAGTATGTCTGTAAGAAGTATGTCTGTAAGGAGTCTGTAGGGAGTCTCTAAGAAGTCTGTCTGTAAGGAGTCTTTTTGTAATGACTCTTTCTGTGAGGAGCCTGTCTCAAAGTCTGTCTGTAAGGAGTCTGTCTTTAGGGAGTCTTTCTGTAAGGAGTCTTTCTCTAAAAAGTCTGCCTCTAAAAAGTCTGTAAGGAGTCTGTTTGTAAGAAGTCTGTCTCTAAACAGTCTGTCTGTAGGGAGCCTGTCTATAAGGAGTTGGTATGTAAGGAGTCCCTAAATGTCGATGAGTCCACAAGTGATCTAATGTGCAACTTTGTGTCGCCCTGCCGACCTGTCCAGGGCGTTCTTGCGACTCTATAAAACTATAATCAGTTAATATTATATTCCATTTGTTTCCTCCTGCAGCTCGGCCGATGATCCAGACGAGTCTGCCCACACCCACCATAGTGGCAGGATCCAAAGACCAGAAAATTACCGTGGCCACGTGTGTCTCGGCCAATGGGAAACCACCTAGCGTGATCACGTGGGACACGGAGTTGGACGGAGAAGCTAAAACCCTGGAGATCAGAAACGATGATGGAACCACCACAGTACGCAGCGACTACATGGTCTCACCCAGTCGAAAAGCTCACCAGCAGAAGCTGACCTGCATCTCCACCTACAACGATGAGCAGTTCACGGAGAGCGTCGTGCTGAACGTTCAGTGTAAGCAAACGTCACAGAGTTAAACACATCCGTCTTATTACAAGGTTTCAGTGTCACACATGTTCATTGTTGTTCTACACAGACGAGCCGGAGGTGATCATCGAGGGGTTCGATGGAAACTGGTATTTAAACCGGGAGGACGTTCAGCTAACCTGTCTTGCTAATGCTAATCCTGCCATCTCATCATTTCAGTGGAGatagtaggtacacttcagtacTAGATACAGCTCaagccaaaagtttacatacacttgtagaggattgtacactatatggtcaaaagtattgggacgccccttctaattatggaattcttgtgtaataaatcatttatacaaAGTAAATTATAtgttccaactttgcagcagcagtttagggaaggcccctgtGCACTAAGAAAGCTAGctgtataaagacataaagactttaaaagctattaataatactaatatattataataataatatacaacttgttttggagcaatatgatgaatactttaaaagctattgaagttattaataaaaatcagtttttattatgtaataaagggtgacagtgtcagtataagagttgtagtatgtaatgtgggttacacctgataatatacaacttgttttgtagcaatatgctgaatactttaaaagctattgaagttattaaataaaaatcagtttttactatgttataaagggtgacagtgtcagtataagagatgtagtatgtaatgtgggttacacttgataatatACAACATAatgttgctgtttttattttcaagtATCTTAATTTAAAACTGTCTTTTCCCCCCCTAAAAGTCTGAATGGCTCCATGCCGAATACAGCAGAGCCCCGTGAGAACATGCTAATCTTCAGTGGTCCTGTGGGCTACGAGGTAACCGGCACATACGTGTGTGACGCCACCAACAGCATCGGCACAGGCACGGCATCGGTGGAGGTGACTGTAACAGGTAAGCGCTGGTACTGATCTGTCTGCTCTTTAGTGTGCATGTTAttatgtgaatgcgcttgtGCTCTGTTATGCACTGCCTCTGAATCATCGTCTGATTTCTGTTCATAAACATCAGCTGCTGGTGTTTACTGGAACGCGTTCTCTCAGCTGCATGGTCTTGCTGTGTAAACATGAGTGTTGATTTTGCGTGACCTGTCTTCATTGTTCGTTGGATTCTTGACAAGACATGGATGGTGCATGATACTTTATTTACCTCCGTCTTGCTTGCTGCTGATTGTAAACGTGCTCTGTTGAAGCTGGAATATTGGACGTACGGTCTGTGGAACGATGCTTGTTATGCTTGATACCAGATAACTGCTGCACGCTTTGTTTTGGACCTCTCCAAAGTAATGCTACCATGCTATTTCCCTCTGTCATCTCCCTTTTTACCTCAATCTTATTTTAGGAAATGGttcagcaataaaaaaaatagatatgAAAGACTTGTCTTGTTAGCCACATCAGCCCAAAATACGCAGAACTTATgtgcaaaataaaaacagcaaacattaaaacattaaatctgGTTGTTTCAGCTGCATGTAGGATGatcattaacatttttattttgttgctgAACCATTCCTTTAAATTAAAAAGCGAGGCCGAAATAGGATCTCATACCTTGTTCCCTTCCTTCTCTTTCCCTACCCAGAGTTCCCTAGTTTCTCTCACGAGATGTCCGAGGAGCAGCAGCGAGCCGGCGCTGCCATCGGCGCAGCTGTCGTGTGCGGCACGGTGCTCCTGGCAGCCATCATACTGCTGGCATTCTTTTTCCTTCGACAAAGACGTACATTTAAAGGAGACTATAGCACCAGGAAAAAGGACTTTGGGAACGGCTTCGGCCAATCAGGCAGCCTGTCCTCGGGTCCTTCACTGCCTCAGAGCCCTTCCTCTCCTGACGACGAAGAAAAGAAGCCGGATCTTCACGCGGACCACGGCTTCTTTAATGAGAGTTTACACGAGTTTTATAATTATCCCGGCAGCAGGATGATGAACGACAGAAGCCGCTTCAGATACGGTGAATGCTACGCCAATGACAGTGGGACTGAGATGGAGGTTTCGGTGGATATGGTTCCTCAGAAAGATGGCTCTATCATTTCTAAAGAGGAGTGGTATGTGTAAAAAAACACATTGGGAACGTTTCTgcttatttattcatctactaAACCACATAAACCTACAGTCTCAGACCACTCCAGTGATTAGTCATTCTAAATATATaaggtttttatttatctttatttatattcattccTATATAGAATCCAGAATAATGAACATTGTTTGACAGATGAATTTTGGAAACCCTGTCTCTGATTTGTTGGACACTACAGCAGCTGGTAAATCAGACTTTTGTTGGACGTTATCATGACAGTATTAACAGAGCGGATGATGTACAAAGCACTTTCTTTACTGTGAATATTTTGCACTGGTTATGTTATTTTGTGTACATGCTGTATTTCATTCTACTTCATTATTGTAACAGTGTTCATGTAAAAAGTgacttttttaaaagaaaatgaatacaTTAGTATGGAAATAGTCTGTAACAGAGGTGGTCAGTCTTCTCCAGCATTGTGGAGGTTGAATACAACCAAGTAGGACCCAATTCAACTAGAGTTATTAGGTCTTGGTCTTTGAATTATACATgacttacactatattgccaaaagtattcactcacccatccaaatcaataaattcaggtgttccaatcacttccatggccacaggtgtataaaaccaagcacctagacaggcagactgcttctacaaacatttgtttgttggtgtaaagcacgccaccagaGCAgcggagacgtgttctctggagtgacgaatcatgctggatgagtctgggtcTGGCGGTTGCCAgtagaacggtacctgtctgactgcattgtgccgagtgtaaagtgtggtggaggggggattatggtgtgggggtgtttttcaggagttgggcttggccccttagttccagtgaaaggaactcttaatgcttcagcacaccaagagattttggacaatttcatgctcccaactttgtgggaacagtttggggatggcccctttctgttccaacatgactgcgcaccagtgcacaaagcacaaggtccataaagacgtggatgagcaagtttggtgtggaagaacttgactggcctgcagagtcctgacctcaacctgatagaacacctttgggatgaattagagtggagactgtgagccaggccttctcgtccaacatcagtgtctgacctcacaaatgcgtttctggaagaatggtcaaaaattcccataaacacactcctaaaccttgtggaaagccttcccagaagagtcgaagctgttatagctgcacagggtggccgacatcatattaaaccctatggattaagaatggaagtcactcaagttcatattcgtgtgaaggcagacgagcgaatactttagGCAATATAGAGTGTATCAGATGTACCTGTAAGAGTCAATAGACATTTTCCTtccctaatttagtcgtatccaattaccctgattgcgctacgcttcccctctaccgatacagccctccactgctgactgaggagcttcgcgactgacacacgccccctccgacacgtgtgcagtagccgactgcatctttcccCCTGCATGagttgagttcatatgcggatcagccttgtgtatggagagccacaccctgatcagcattattcctcgactctgcacaggcgccatcaatcagccagcagaggtcgtaattgcaccacttATAAGGAACTCTGCTCCTGCTTACCCATccctaaacaacagccaatcattgtttatgtaggcgcccagcccagtcggatggcagagctgagattcgatacgatgtatttgaaatcccggAATAGACATTTTTTAAGGTGACCAAAGATTAGCTCTCTTTAAAAGACACAATCAGCACATAAATATAATTCACTATTAAAACAACAGGCTATTTATTTAGAGTGGTAACAACTAATGACCATTTCTTAGCCCGTCAGTAGGATGGACGACCATATGGCCACCAGATATCACATTAATGCTGCGTCATTGCAATGCAGCAGTGACACGATTATGATATTTATATAGCAGTGTAAATAATATTGGGTGTATTATTACTCTGACGTACTGTGGTCAGGATAGAACCTGTCccattacagtcagtaattgtatacttgTATGCTAGGGTTTCCTGATGCGGGTATTAATGAGTGTAGGTACGAGGCCACTTACCGTACCTACATGCACAAGGTCGGGCGGGTTTGATATCTTTTATAGCTCTCCTTTACTTTGTAAATCGGTCGATCAGCTTCATTTTTTGATTCATATTCAGTGGTGTTAACAGCTAGACCTACAGCTAACAGCTAACAGTCCCTAATAATAACGCCTGACCTGCCAAATAAGTCCAAGTGAGTCAATTAAGGCCTGATTATTTAATTTGATAAACTGAGGGGGTTCAAATGTTTGCACAGTTTTTCTGTTCTTTGTATAAATGATGATGAAGTACCTACACAAAGCGTGCATTTATAGTCTGCAGAGGTTGTGCTTATGCAATCGAAAGGAGAACGAACTTTTGTGCATATGTTCTACCTATGTGGCTTCAATTTGTTGACCCTGTTGTACTGCCCCTCGCCCCCAGTGTTCCCGCTAGACCCTTCTGAGCTGCCCCAGCCAATAGCACTACAGAGCAGTGTGTTGTAGGTGCTCCATAtatatctttttacaatataatcTGAATATGTTATTTTCTACATGTGCTGtaattaaatacactacaaaatacatttaggaTGCTTGGTTTAGTATTTAGTCATTAATTACTTTTAACAATATacgccgatcagccataacattaaaaccacctccttgtttctacactcactgtccattttatcagctccacttaccatatagaagcactttgtagttctacaattactgactgtagtccatctgtttctctacaggctttgttatccccctttcatgctgttcttcaatggtcaggatccccacaggaccaccacagagcaggtattatttaggtggtggatcattctcagcactgcagtgacactgacatggtggtggtgtgttagtgtgtgttgtgctggtatgagtggatcagacagcagcgctgctggagtttttaaacacctcacagtcactgctggactgagaatcatccaccaaccaaaaatatccagccaatagcgccccgtgggctactgatgaaggtctagaagatgaccaactcaaacagcagcaatagatgagcgatcgtctcttgactttacatctacaaggtggaccaactaggtaggcgtttctaatagagtggacactgagtggacacggtatttaaaaactccagcagcgctgctgtgtttgatccactcataccagcacaacacacactaacacaccaccaccatgtcagtgtcactgcagtgctgagaatgatccaccacctaaataatacctgctcttgtggtggtcctgtgagagtcctgaccattgaagaacagggtgaagacaggctaaaaaggtatgtagagaaacagattgactacagtcagtaattgtagaactacaaagtgcttctatggactgagttatgcctgatcagtgtatatatccgTATATTAGCTGATTAAAAGGGCCACAGGTTTATcaacatttgtaaaaaaaaaaaaaatacaattaaaagtgTCACATATAAGATTTAAACTCTGAATCTTCTTAATTGTCTTTGACTGTTGTGTGTTTTGGAAGACAGACTCACACATTTGCTCTTGTGCAGCTGCAGTTAGAACTATTCAAGCCCCCTTGCCTCAGAAGTTAATAGGTAATGTGTATGGAATTGAATGAAAATCTACAATATGACGTCTCAGCAAACAGAGAAAGAATTTTTATTGATACATACAAGCAATTTTGAGAATGTAAGTCGGCATTAAGTTGAAATAAtcaaattttgtttatttgataaATTTCTATGTGCACTAATATTCAACCCCCAGTACTTTTGTTCAACCCCCAGTACTCGTTTTGCCTTAATAAGCTCTAATAAGTGATTTAATAAGTGCTGACAAGCTTCTGACATCTCCCTTTTGCAATAGCTTCCAAGCTCATTGATGTTTGATCTACTTTCTTTGATTCCCACAAATGGTTTTCTGTGGGATTTAAATATGGACACTGCGAAGaccactccaggatattccagtaCTTTGGTTGATTTAGACGTGTGCTTGGAatcactgtcatgctggaaaGTCCTTTTATCAGTTAGCAAGGTTCAGTTTCACCAAACAAGGCAGAACTTAGTTCCTCGATAATGATATTTACCTTGATACTTCATAATGTCAGTCACACTGTCAAGACTGTCAGTTTCTTCAGCATAAaccataaacagacagacaccaGTAGCCATAGTCGAAGGGAGGTAAGATCGGATGGGGATTAACATTCTTATTCCTGCTGCAGAGGTTAGTGGTGTCTTGTTGTGGTCCTGACACTAGCGGTGGAAGAACATGGAGGGAGTAGTGTGGTCCTGGAGTGCACAGGGAAATCATAAACATCCAAATTGGGTGCAAAGAGGGTTTAgactgatgtgtgtttatgtatagaCAAggcaacaaataaaactgaataagGGACGTGTACTGCAGAACAGAACATGCTGAGCAGGCCCAGTTGTCCAATTTTGCATCAAGATAACGAGAAAAATCTGAATGACTTCAAACTAGAGTTCACTAGTATGAGAAAATCACAGATGAGAAAATCTTGGGCCACAAACACTCCTTAACTGGCTGGTATTTCATAGCATAACCCGAACACACAAAGAAAGTGTAGTAGACCAGTAAGGTTCTTCAGTGGCTCTGCTTGCTTCGGGAGATGTGTTTTATTGCCATTTTATTACTGAATGTGTTCACTTTTTAAGCGAAAAAAAaccataataaaacattattattgacAAATGgtctctttttttcatttttctcccaatctagtcgcatctgattacccaattgcattacacttcctctgtactgatgtTGACCCCCATTCTGACTgagagtcgtgactaacacacattgACTGTGAGCATTTTTTTAcctacctgcacaaggcgagttcatatgcagataagcattgtgtacggagagacacaccctgatccacattATTCCTTTCccctgcacaggcgccatcaatcggcTGATCACAAACCAAATGAACACCTGAGAataagaagaggaagaagaagaagggtTTTATTtgacatatcccagcttgtttggacgttggttcagagcgcagggtcagccattgtacagcgcctctGGAGCTCGATGGCCCAATGATGGCTGCATAGCAaaggctggatttgaaccgacaatcttctgattgacaGCCCGAAGCTCTAGGAGTTGGATAGTGCTTTTTATCACCATAATCAAACACTTAAGGGAGGATTTGATGACAGTATCGGATTCTGTTCATCTACTAAGCGTTTAGACACTTTGATGCCAATCTGCATTAAGCTGATTTAGTgtcttttgctgtgttttgctggtacGACACTTTACTGAAGCTCTTACTGATGTTTCCCCCTATTTTTCCTCTtcaagtaaaaaaacaaaatgttgTACTATACATAAGTTCCAGTAAGTAAAGATGAAAATCAGAAACACATGACGTTTAAACGTCCTTCGTTTTTACACCAAGGCTTTTTGCTGAGTAACTGGCAGGCTGTTTGTCACTGACTGCTGTCAGGGAATTATCTTTCACTCAGCAGTAGTGATGTGTTAGAGACTCGTTTAGACAGATCGTCTTGACTGCAGGCTTTTAGTTTGTGgatggcttttgttttgtttcctgGGTGGAAGCCAGACATTGTCTCTGTAAATCCATTTGAGTGAACTCTGACGGTGATGGGCTTTCACTGCTGGGGAACTGACATCACATTGTTTGCTGTGTGCACTGACCTAACTGAAAGCGTACACGAGTGCCATTCATGACAGAGCCGATTAGCAGGGCTAAGTTGGCGCTGTGTGAGAGTCATTATTCCAACAGGAAACACATGTGCCCACCGGGCTAAACACAACAGCAAACAATAGAGCATTGATAACTTTATATAGCACTCACTACGCCGGATAATCACTCAGGGAAAACGTTTCAGAGGCTTTTCAGGCATCAACCATGTCTATATaagtcatatacagtgtatcacaaaagtgagtacacccctcacatttctgcaaatattttattatatcttttcatgggacaacactatagaaataaaacttggatataagttagagtagacagtgtacaacttgtatagcagtgtagatttactgtcttctgaaaataactcaacacacagccattaatgtctaaatagctggcaacataagtgagtacaccccacagtgaacatgtccaaattgtgcccaaagtgtcaatatattgtgtgaccaccattattatccagcactgccttaaccctcctgggcatggaattcaccagagctgcacaggttgctactggaatcctcttccactcctccatgatgacatcacggagctggtggatgttagacaccttgaactcctccaccttccacttgaggatgcgccacaggtgctcaattgggtttagtccatcacctttaccttcagcttcctcagcaaggcagttgtcatcttggaggttgtgtttggggtcgttatcctgttggaaaactgccatgaggcccagttttcgaagggaggggatcatgctctgtttcagaatgtcacagtacatgttggaattcatgtttccctcaatgaactgcagctccccagtgccagcaacactcatgcagcccaagaccatgatgctaccaccaccatgcttgactgtaggcaagatacagttgtcttggtacttctcaccagggcgtcgccacacatgctggacaccatctgagccaaacaagtttatcttggtctcgtcagaccacagggcattccagtaatccatgttcttggactgcttgtcttcagcaaactgtttgcgggctttcttgtgcgtcagcttccttctgggatgacgaccatgcagaccgagttgatgcagtgtgcggcgtatggtctgagcactgacaggctgacctcccacgtcttcaacctctgcagcaatgctggcagcactcaggtgtctattttttaaagccaacctctggatatgacgccgaacacgtggactcgacttctttggtcgaccctggcgaagcctgttccgagtggaacctgtcctggaaaaccgctgtatgaccttggccaccatgctgtagctcagtttcagggtgttagcaatcttcttatagcccaggccatctttgtggagagcaacaattctatttctcacatcctcagagagttctttgccatgaggtgccatgttgaatatccagtggccagtatgagacaattgtacccaaaacaccaaatttaacagccctgctccccatttacacctgggaccttgacacatgacaccagggagggacaacgacacatttgggcacaatttggacatgttcactgtggggtgtactcacttatgttgccagctatttagacattaatggctgtgtgttgagttattttcagaagacagtaaatctacactgctatacaagctgtacactgactactctaagttatatccaagtttcatgtctatagtgttgtcccatgaaaagatataatgaaatatttgcagaaatgtgaggggtgtactcacttttgtgatacactgtaattaaTTCCTCACCACCTTTACTACtaattcatcctggtcagggtcactgagTCTGTGAATCATTAGGTGAAAGGTGGGAAACGCCCCAGATAGGTTGTTAGCTTCTATTAGCcctgacttcatgtctttgACATGTCTTAAGAAACCAGAGGAAACCCCACATGGACACATTAAGAACCTGCTGCCAGTCTGGGAAATTTACCCCAACCATCCACTGCACCACCGTGACACCCTGTCCATATAATATAAACCTAATTTAAGACTTAAATTACGGATCATTTATTAAACGTTCATTGAAATGAAATCTAATACCTGCACATACGTTATTAAACACTTTTGAATTGACTGGATTTTTGTCTTTTCATTTCTTATAAAATGGTAATTGTTTTTTCATCCAGgtcataatattaaaaaaaaacacgttctGCCTGAACTAGAAACACAAACTATTGTAGACGTCGGCTGTAGTCCATCCTGAAGTTACCATGACTTTGCCATAAAGCCTCTAAACACTACAGCCTCCAAGGaactgcattaagaaatgtatCATTTACATCTAACATCACTTTCATAGctgaaatgtatgtatttattattattaaatgtaatgcTTAATACTTCTAAACTGAATTTAGAATTTCTTCTACTGCAACAAAGTTGAAAGCCTATAATTTGCACTCAATACTTGATTTTACAACCTGTCATTAATGGACGTGGCTCAAACACCTGAACCTTTTGGCCCTTGGAAGTGTCTGTAAATACAGAACAGTGTAAAAGATGTGTCTGTATGTCCACAGAGAATCCACTGCCGCTGAGTGCTGCTGAGAGGGTGATGGGCGTCCTTGGCTGGGTAGGTGCCCTGGGCGTGATCCTGAGTGTAGCTGGCATTGCATTCCTGGTCAACAAACAGAGGCGGAACAAACAAACTGATACTGACAGTGACTCGTGAGTAGCCGCCACAAGCATACAAATCACTGTCGTGTAAATAGTGCCTTTGTTACAGCATGTTTTTACACTGAATGATTGAAGTTCATAAATAAATGGAA
Coding sequences:
- the nectin1a gene encoding nectin cell adhesion molecule 1a, which translates into the protein MVNLGIAVITAFLISGTSGQTVQTEGDRSGYVGAQVELRCHFANSKPPVKISQVTWQKFLNGTKQNVAIANPALGVSVLPAFKDRVRFKNPAVRQRTPSLEDTTIIFNDLKLSDEASYICEYTTFPAGNRESMVNLTVYARPMIQTSLPTPTIVAGSKDQKITVATCVSANGKPPSVITWDTELDGEAKTLEIRNDDGTTTVRSDYMVSPSRKAHQQKLTCISTYNDEQFTESVVLNVQYEPEVIIEGFDGNWYLNREDVQLTCLANANPAISSFQWRYLNGSMPNTAEPRENMLIFSGPVGYEVTGTYVCDATNSIGTGTASVEVTVTEFPSFSHEMSEEQQRAGAAIGAAVVCGTVLLAAIILLAFFFLRQRRTFKGDYSTRKKDFGNGFGQSGSLSSGPSLPQSPSSPDDEEKKPDLHADHGFFNESLHEFYNYPGSRMMNDRSRFRYGECYANDSGTEMEVSVDMVPQKDGSIISKEEWYV